CGAGATAAAAGCGAAGGGTGAATTTGGCGATCTCTTCGTGCGGGTGAAGAACGTACCGTCCGCGACGAACCCAAAGACGAGCTATTTGGCTGCGCTCTCTGCAATCGCAACACTGAAACGGGTATCCCATTCGATACAGCTTGGAACGTAGAAAATGGATGAAGAAGAACTGCTAAGGAAATTCCTGGGCCTTGAGGACGAGGCAGACGAGATAGTAGAAGCGTGGAGGCTTTTCATCGAGACCAACAAGGCGTTTCGCGACGTGGACGCGCGAGTTATAAGCAGGAGAGATGGAGACAACATACGGCGGAAATTCGCGAAACACATACGGAAGAACAGATTGAAGATGCTGGACGAAGAAGAAGGTGGGCTGAAAGCACATGAACTCGCTATAGGCCAAGAAGGGGAAGAAGAGGCGGAAGGGGAACTAAAGAGATTAAACAGCTTTGATCTCTGGTTGCTGGCTGATTTCCCGGCGCTCTGCACGGTGTGGGTGGCTGACGATTTTAACGATGCAGAAGGCTTTCCCGATGCGATACTTGCGTTCCTGGACAACCCTTATGTTACTGTTCGCTTAAAGGAGCGCCTGATAGAGAAGGACACGGCGCGGGGCGAGGAACTGCTCAAAACGCTACTCGAAGCTCAGCCCTCGGCAGTGAGTGCGCATTTATTGCTCGTACGGCTTTACGAACGCGAAGGGCGGCTGGAAGACGCTGAGGCGGAATACACACGCATGTCGACGGAGACCGATGACGAGGTGGCATGGACGAACTACGGCGACTTCCTGGAGAAGAACGGGCGCTACGAAGAGGCTTTTGATGCTTTTAAGAAAGGGTTCGAGGTTTGCGAACGGATCGGCCGAGCTGGTGACAGACTGGGCACGGTGATCAAGGATAGCATAAGTAGAGTGGAGCGCATGAAGAATCTTGAGGGCGAAGCGGCGGCGAAGGCGCGAGAATACTGGGATGCGGTGTGGTTGATCGAAGAGATAGGAGAGTTTGCGGATAAAACGTACGCAACGGACTTAGAGAAGGCGTCGGACGAATACAAAGAAGAGAAAGGGATTGACGTGTCGTACGCGGAAGACACGTTTGATTTCCTCTACTGGTTCCTGTTCAGTCGCGCGCTCGGAGATGGACGTACTCCGGGAATGGCGTATGCGGAAGAGAAAGGACTCAGTGACGAGCTCAAGGAGCGTATAAAAGGGCTTGGTAACCCGGTCAGCGGCGATTTTAAGGTGGTTAGCGTGGATCGCGCCACCTTCACCTTCGTGGCTAAAGACGTCGAGACGGAGGAAGCGTACGAACTGGAGGGCAGTATTCCGGATGTAAAAGGGCGGTTAACGTTCACTGGGAATATCTATCCATGGGGCGATTTCTATTTCACCGAATGCCTCTTGAAAGTGCAAGAGAAAGAAGAGGATTAAGCCGAGAGGCGTTCGGTCTGTTCTGTTTGGATAGCGTTTTATAATCGTATTAAGAAGAGCTATATGTATGAATGAGTGAAGGGAGATGCCCGTAATAAGATTGTATTACGATGATTTGGAAGCGCTTACCGGCGTGAGCATAGCGAGGATAAAGGAGCGAATGCCGTTGCTCTGCGCGGATGTAGAGCGCGTGGAACTGGAGTATATGGATGTGGAGTTCTTTCCTAACCGCCCTGACCTCTTCAGTGTCGAGGGCGTTGCTCGTACGCTGAGGCAGTTCCTGGATCTCGAACCCGGTCTGGTCAGCTATCCCGTGGGGAAGTCGGGCATCGAACTGACGGTGGACGAGTCGGTCCTGAACGTGCGACCGTACGTCGTCTCCGGAGTGGTAAGGAACTTGCAGTTTGATTCTCGTGGAATAGAATCGTTAATGCTCTTACAGGAGCAGTTACATCGCGGGTTAGGCCGCAACAGGAAGAATGTCTCGGTCGGCGTGCACGATTTATCGAAGGTGAAGCCTCCGTTTACGTACCTCGCCGTCGATCCCAGCTTCTCGTTCGTACCACTGGATTACGACGAGGAGATGACGATGGCGGAGATCTTAGAGCGGCATCCAAAAGGGATCGGATACCGCTACATACTCGAAGGCAAGGATAAGTACCCTTTGATTCTCGATTCTGAAGGTAACGTCCTTTCGTTCCCGCCTATTATTAATGGTGAGCTCACGCGGGTCACAGAATCCACAACAGAGCTCTTTCTCGATGTTACGGGCCTGAACGAGCATGTTTCAATGGCGCTTAATATTATCGCCGCCGCACTTGCGGAACGCGGTGGAGAACTCCAAACGGTGGTGGTTCGCTATCCTGGCGGTAGTGGAGGCGTCGTGAATGAGCACGAGAAAGTAACGCCCAACTTAGAGCCGAGCATGATGGACGTATCCGTGCACGAAGCCAATGCACTCATCGGTTTAGAGCTGGACGCCGAGGAGTGCGTGACGTGCTGTGCGCGCATGGGGCTTGGTGCAATGGTAAAATCCGCAGAGACGATCGAGGTGAAGATACCCGCGTATCGGTACGACATACTGCATCCCTGGGATATTATAGAAGATATCGCCATCGGCTATGGCTACGACCAGCTCACGCCTGAACTGCCGGATACGGTGGTTATAGGCGAAGCACATCCAATAGAGAAGAAAGAGGCCACCGTACG
This genomic window from Methanomicrobia archaeon contains:
- a CDS encoding phenylalanine--tRNA ligase subunit beta, with amino-acid sequence MPVIRLYYDDLEALTGVSIARIKERMPLLCADVERVELEYMDVEFFPNRPDLFSVEGVARTLRQFLDLEPGLVSYPVGKSGIELTVDESVLNVRPYVVSGVVRNLQFDSRGIESLMLLQEQLHRGLGRNRKNVSVGVHDLSKVKPPFTYLAVDPSFSFVPLDYDEEMTMAEILERHPKGIGYRYILEGKDKYPLILDSEGNVLSFPPIINGELTRVTESTTELFLDVTGLNEHVSMALNIIAAALAERGGELQTVVVRYPGGSGGVVNEHEKVTPNLEPSMMDVSVHEANALIGLELDAEECVTCCARMGLGAMVKSAETIEVKIPAYRYDILHPWDIIEDIAIGYGYDQLTPELPDTVVIGEAHPIEKKEATVRNIMTGLGYFEVFTFTLTSERKQFEWMRRMDRESEKVRVASPISTEHTMLRCSILPNLLEILAINKHRDLPQRIFEVGPVVQNFKENYMLAAVSTHATANFAEVKSIADAVLKEMGLADVEVVNSKDGAFFEYGRRADIVNDGEYIGIFGELHPEVITNFGLDHPVVGFELDINSVKSGKKERS